The Plasmodium vivax chromosome 13, whole genome shotgun sequence nucleotide sequence ataaaaaaatttcccactttcaaataaaaattttgaaaaagttgcaaaaaaataattttaaaatagaaGGCATTTCTCAGCTCGTCCAGAACAACGTCTACTTACATATGACCGACACGAATATGCATTACACGAACATGAACTATCTGGACgtttttaacatttataacATTTGTGAGAAGGGCTTTCGCTGGGGGAGCAAGCGCTCCAAATgccgcaaaagggaagacacCCTTTTGTACGTTCCGTCCTACTTTCTCTTCGCGCTGAATAAGAAGTGAGCAGATTGGCATGTAAAAGTAGTGCGCGGTGGGAGGGGTTTTTTTGTGGGGGAAAACTGCAACAAATGCCTCCTAAATGGGAGGAGCCTTCTTTATCTATGGAGAAGCAGCTtggttcgccttttttttttgtgtacatttgATTCCCATTCTTAGTCTGTCATTCCGTTGTTTTGTTGCCCCATTGGGGCTGATTTTTTCCCGccccttttgcatatttgttgcttgtatgtatgtatgtatgtatgtatgtattttttctcgctttattttttactttatttttccctgtCGTTCCACATTTAAAGGTGCatatttgttcccttttgacGAGAACGTTTGAAGCACAGCCGTCTGGCCCTTTGGGTCGATCGGTTAGCACtgcttttttgaaaataaagaaaatagttattttcttcccttcggTGCGTTGCAAGACGAGTGCCCACTTGATCCGTTTGAGCGGAACGAACAAGTGACGTGAGAAGGCTAACAATGGCCCCCTTGAACCTTCGCGTGTGGCTATATGGTGTTAATACACTATGTTGAGTCACTCAGATTGAGCAAATCACACGATAAAGCAAATGGAATGCTACGTGGGAGAATAACTCGAATGGGGGATGGAACCTGGCGCTCTATTTGCCACATCGCGCGGATGATAAAGTGGTACGGCGGGATTTTCCTAATGGTTTCGTTTGTAGGACACTTTTTGGGAAAAGTCACAGACATCACACGCCTCCTTTTCAACGCATCAAACGTTCTTCTCCACCACGGAGAAATGCAAACCGTGTGTAAGGTGAAGCGCTTTAGAGGACAGGGCATTTTGCTAATTGTGCCGAACGGGGATGGTAAGGACGAACATAAGGAGGCTCTCTCTAAatgtgctcattttttttaaccattaTGAATTTGTAATAGTACAAGGAAGTGTGTTCCTACGTACACGATGTGGAAGGTGCAGGTCGGGGAACACTGCATTGCCCTTTTGTACGAGTGTGTAGTTGCTGGGGGGTGAACAAACACGTAACCCCCcgaatatattttcaaaggGGGATTCCAAAATGAGGTAGAGAGggaaacacatttttgcggAAATGGTACAGTTGGGTGAACATACATGTGCACGTTTTTTCCGCCTTACACTCCGCAGCGGTTCTGTTGTGGCAGGTTAAACTGGCACATttgccaaagggggagaaaaaaaaaaaaaaaaaaaaaaaagtttggatcgttcattttttgtgagtTTACGTTGGTTTAAAAATTGTCCGAAAGTGCAATTTTCTCCCTTTCACTTGAATATATTCTTTCTTTCCGTGCGAGGcaaatcttcatttttccctttaacgCTGAGCGAACGTGCCGACACATTTTACCCTACCGATGCCCTCCCCCAGTAAAATAGGCCaaaataaaacttaaaaaacgAATCTACAATTGTGACAAATTATACACGTCTGTCATTTGAATGGGcctgttaaaaaaaaggcttaaGCAGCGCAGTTGGAAAGGGTCCACCGGGCCTTTACGCGCGGTTAGGGGGTTCCTCTCCCTCAATGTAAAGCAAGCGGGTGGGCGAAAAGGTAAAAGCGCACAGGCTGGCACGGCAAAATAGCGGGCACAAAATGGTATGCTTAGTTTTGCCTGCTTAGGCCTACGTCAGAATGGTAAGAGAAGAGACCCTTTGGCCCTCCCCGTGAACCCCCGCGCACGCACATGCGGGAGAAGCACCCACGGACGTGcggaaatatttattcagcATTACGTTACATTACACTGCATTGCATTATATACGTATCAGccgtggaggaaaaaaaaaaaaaaaaagcgcttCAAAGCAGGCATCTCTAcacctttccattttgagaaCCTCCGCTTAACACTTTAATTCTAGTTGGAGcttgcattaaaaaattaactgcGCAGTGTTGAAGGTGCGGTATTGAATATGCTATAATATACATTCACATTCATTgcgtgttcttttttttttttttttttttttatggccaTTTCAAACTTctccttttaaataaaaaacttgtAACGAAAAACACCTCCGAAATAGTGAACACTTCGAAACTGGCGGAAGAAACAAACATCGAGGATACATCCCCCCACCCGTTTGATATGAAACAATTTATGCCAAACATCCAAGCTGCATATTTCTGCATCGAAAGGGAATAACGTTTCTTTATTACATTGTATattgtacatacgtatgtattgTCCCACGAAACTTATTAAAACTTTTAACATATCATTTAAATTAGAAAATCagtttttttaacttttctcCACTGGGCTATTTTTAATACCATCCCAATACGTTTAagaactgtttttttttttttttcatcttctcttttgaactttttttttttttttttttaatcattttccccccccttttgtaaaaaatggatatGCTAAATCCTCAGTTCGAAGAGATAGGGAAAGAGTTCGTCAACCACTACTTCCAGCTGTTCAACACGGGGAGGTTAGCCTACCGAACTGAGCGAGGAAGGCGCTGCGCGGATGGGAAAttgggagagaaaaaagaaataaaatggatGAAGAAGCTGTGCAGAGATAGCTACGAGCAATCCTCCCACGCAtccacacacatatatatatatatatatataaacgtacatacgtatacacccgtgtgcacatgtatgcCTTCACCAACGCCTATACGCATGCTCCCCTTTCCACCGCCCCCCCACGCAGGAACGAACTGGCTGCACTTTACAAAGACATCAGCATGATGAGCTTCGAAAATGACCAGTGCAGAGGAACAAGTCAAATAATCGAGCGACTCAATAAACTGCCGCCCACCGTTGTCCACAAATGTCTAAGTCTAGATATTCAGCCGACGCCCAATAACGGGATCCTAATTTTAGTGTGTGGAGACATCATCATTGAGGAGAATAAGCCAATCAAATTTGTTAGGAGCTTCCACCTTTTCCCCTTGCCCAGTGGGGGATACTTcagtaaatattttttttcaccatcaCGCTGCTAAACGCCGCTACTATGTGTGTGATGATGGGGAGTATCTCCAGCAGAGCTACTACATGCGGCGTAACAACACAACACATTCCGCAAcgttacatttttgcaatttttttttttttttgcacactaATCTGCACAACGCATTTGCCCGTTCTCGCCTTTCCCCTGCAGTTTTTAACGATTTATTCAGATTTTGCATAGGTTAACCGGCAGCACAGACGGAGTAGCGGAGGAGCGCCAGTACCACGGCGAAGTTGAAACAAAGGAAAACTTCGCCAAGATGagatgaaggaaaaattcgAGAAGTCATTTTTGCGCGACTAGCCTATTTTGCGCGCCTTCGTTTATTTATCGTCGCCTTTTTGCCTTATCCTtcgtccccctttttttttttttttggaagaaacaaatttaataattaaatacgagttgttcattttaataaCCACTCATTCACCAGTGCATTTtcccattattttttacaccccCATTGCGCTTTCCACATTTATTGTTTAAGAAAAGGATATAGGTCatacaaacaaaaaaaggaaaaaaaaaaaaaaaaaaacacaaacatataaacatatgagcatataaacatacacacaactttttattttataaatagcTCCCATTTTATTTCGAGTTGATGAAATGGGTAGGtcgcatatgtacatgcctATGCTTATGTTGCCATCGGTTTGCCCATATGTTACTGTGCGTAACGAAATGGGAGTAGCAAATGGGGTGTCTCGTGAAGGACTGTCATTACGGAGGGGAAGATAATCCCTTGGGGATGTGCCCTTTTATCGATGGGACGAACAACAAcaacgttttttttgggaatttTAAGGCatgtaaaaaagggacgACAATTtcgcatttattttgtacgtCACGTGGGGGGTTATAAAAACCAGTTAATCGAAAAAGGGGCTCTCTGAAAGTGCTGCATCGGAAAGCCaaaaatgtacttatatTTGTACGCATAACTGtaacgtattttttttttttatgcagcCATTTCTCATCTCACTCATGGTGACATGCGCCATCCGCTTAGCATCCTCAACAGTGTGCACGCGAGCGTTTATTTACACATACATGTAGAGAGAGTCACGCTGGTTTTGATTTCTCCCCATGGAATTCACCAATTGTGTGAGTTtaattttgcgcaaaaatggcAGATATGGCAGATATGCTGAAaaggttgaaaaaaaaaataataaaatatataaaaaaataaataaaggaataaataaataaataactcGCTCCTCACTTTACACATTTCCATTTTCGCGGAAACGCAATTGCTTTCACGTTCTTACATGGGCACTGGCTTTTTCggtcctccattttttaaatggtgAAGCTCAAAGAAGGATTTACAAAATACGCGCACGTATGCGCTATGCATGAggggatattttttccctttttagaCAAAAAATAGCTGCGGTGTTGGGGGGCCCATGTCTAACGGCACCAACGTATCGGTTCTGCAGTTTTCCCGGCATCGCATTTGAACTGGGGCTAATTGACCgaatgggagaaaaaaatggtgaaaaaaatggcgacaaaaaaattgtgacaAAAGAaacatttccctttttccaaaatacGTCCCTTAACGTGCCACTCATGTTATAAACCAAGTtggccatttttatttcccaaaAGGGTAGACCTCAttggggggaattttttccaaatattttttttttttttttttttgcacacattgtcccccccccgtggggaATACTCTCCTGTGCATTTTAAGCAAATGTGCCAGAAAAGTGGGCAGGAAATCCCCCCCCTCAATTTTGTAGTCAATGAAAGAGaagaatttttaaacatatttaattataagaatGTCAAATGCTTTAAGTCCTGTAACTACATCTACATTGGGCAGTATAAAAGTAGGCATTTCGTAGTCGCATGAACAACGCTGACAATATCtgttttgaataaaaatgagtGTCCCTCTTGATGTGTTCTAGCGTTCTAAGATGGTCACTTCGCcggattaaaaaaagaaaaagaaaataatagcCCACTTGTGTGCATGAAGTGGCTAAGAAGGGGAGTTAGCTGTTTCCCAAAGCATTAGCACACATGtagtcccccttttttgcgcccatttatgcccccccccccctcaaaCCACTGCAGAGGAGGAGCCGCACGGAAGCAAAGAAAACGACTGCGATTTggtgtgcaaaaaaggggaagatattaaaaaaatcgaaacgAAAGAGTTCACTTCGAGCAGAGAAAAATCagacaaaaagaagaaaaaaaaatgcagcaagTGTATAAAAGATGGCTATGGAATTTTAATAACGTTAAGGAGGAACACCTTTGGTGAAGAAGTAATTGTGAATAAGTTCATTGGTAactggaaaaataataaaaaaagcggaTTGGGATTTAATTTATATCTGAATGGGAATGTCTATTATGGGTATTATGAGAATAATGCAAGAAATGGGTGGGGCCACTTCGAATGGAGAGACAGTCAGTCAAGTTATGAAGGGAACTGGGTCAACAACCACATGAATGGCAAAGGCACATATAAAAGTAAAACCTTTTCATTCGATggacatttttataataataaatttcttAACTCGTCTGGGGAATGGATAGATGTGGTACccatggaaaaggaaaaaaaaaaaaacgtgagCCTCCTCAAAAGAGATGTAATTACTGGTGATGAGATGATCAATTTAGTTTGCCtcccttttgattttttaaaaagtcatttaaaaaaaattgcagacaTGATCAAGTACAAATATAACaaggttccttttttcatgtGTTCCAAGGGTTTTATAGAGAAACACAGAGATTTTAATTTGTCtaaatttatctttttaagtTATTATTTTGGTCCTGATGAGCCATTTTGCGAGGAGGGCAATTATCAGCTTCTCTTCGACGGTGTACAAaatgaggggggaaattcaaAAGTGGGTTGGGATGATCCCAATTTGAAGCCATTCCGGAGTGGCACCCCTTCGGATActggtgaagaagcagaaggtgACAGCAGTTCGCGGGAGTCTAGCTGTTCTAGCGGTTCTGAGCGGTCGGATGGGTCGCCCAGCTCCCGCGCGACTAGCTCGTCTGGGTTGTCAAGCGGGGAGAATGAGGGGAGCGAAAGGGGTGGCAAAGATGGAAAGCCCCCCTCCAACTCTTCCAACTGGTCAAATGGGCGGGCTCACTCAAACCTCTCCAAGGCGTCTGCCGCTTCTCACTCGTCGCACCTGTCCAGCCTGTCCGCCATCAGCAACAGCTGGTACGGTTCGAAGGGGACGGCCCCTCCCCATGACGATTTAGACCACTCAAAAAGGAGCGCCCTCAATAGCGCCGACTTAACCAGAAATGAAAGCAAAGGCAGTAGCGAGAGTGACCTGAAGGAATACATAAAGAACGCGAATAAATCGAATGCCTCTAAGGAGGAAAGCCTAGCCGCAGCGCCATCCAACGTTAGTgaaatttgccaaaatgggatgaACTCCACCTCGGGCATATGCAATGAGGATACCTCCTACGAGAtggaagaaaggaaaaagaacgAAATGTACCAACTGGTGAAGAAGTACGTGCATATTTATGCCAATTTGGAAGGCACTTCCAGTGAGTATTCTATAAAGCCCAGCGAAACGGAAAGCTCCGATGAAGGGGGAGACCTCCTCAAAGTGGAAAGTAAGGAACATGTTGATCCAGCGAAGCGTGGTGGGAACGAACAATCGGGAGGAACTAAAGAGACGGATGGGAAGGAAACAGTGGGAGAGAATGCAAACCCCAAAGCGAATAACGCATCGTCAGAAGAGGCTAACACGAGTAGGGCGAATCCCTCGGAAAGTACCCACCACctcaaaatgagaaaaaaaaaaatcgagaAGGAATTATCCAAGATAAAAATAGACACTcactttttggaaaaactaaaaaattgcaatttgacatgcacacacaagataaagcaaaaaatggaaacgtCGATGATGCTCAAGTATCCGTTCATTTTTAGCTTAAGCGTGAGTGAAGACCCAAATAAGTATGAGACTATAACTAGGGAATTCCTTTTAGAGAGTTGCAAAATCCCCACCTTGTGGTAAAAATGGCAGCCTTCACTATTTCGTTTGTCTCTATGAAGTGTGTTTTTATGTTCTTAGTAGGAGACCCCTTCAGAGGTAGCCATCATACGactctacttttttttttttttctttttttcctcaggTTATTAAAGAATTACTTTGGAGCCACAGAGAATAAACTGCCCGAGGaaattttctcccctccctttttcgATTTTTACAACTCAAATATGAACATGCCTATGCACCCGCATTTTCAAACTCCCCAAAATGAGGACGACGAGGAGAATTTTAATGCTGGCGAAATTTCGCCgctgaattttttcctcatcacAGATTTGTTAGTAGGGGACACGAAAGATGCCAAGCATTTGAAATGTTTAGTGAGGGACAAATTTAtgaacttttcctttttgagtaacttattttttctcatcatcGAGTAgtgccccccattttgtaaatgcctcaactgcaaaaaaaaaacatgaagaGGGAGAGTTCCCCCCATCTGATGTGCGTGCATTTGTAGGTGGACCCATGTGTAAGGCACATCTACACGCATACCTATACACCATGTGTGGGAATTCCTTTTAagttgaaaataaattgataCGTTAAAGTGATCCACACGGTGTCTTACAATTTGTGTGCAGTAAAGAAAgggtgaaaagggggaaggtcACCCGTTCGATCAAATAGCCACGTAAAGAACTGCCACTTTAAGCGCAAATGGGAAGGTGCACTGAGAACTGCCGCATTTACACCGGCATGCGTTGCTTCCCCTCCGTGAGTGCCCCTTTCCACGAAGCACGCCCATTTTGTCccttaaaaattttgcttaAGGGGAAAACTAAACGGGGAACATGTGCCATGGGTGGAGTTTCCTTGCAGTGGTGCGGCTAAGCCGGCTTgcaattaggaaaaaaaaaaaaataaaaataaaaaaatatataaataattacgTGGTAACAAAACGGAATGGAACACACCACACTCCGCGTGTGTGACGACAAAAGCGACACCCGGATGGATCAGAACAATACAGGTGAGAGATGACAGATGGCGCGGTCAAATGTACAGCGCGTCCAAGTGGCTGAGCCGCAGGCGCCTCTCGCCCTCCAGCTTCATGATGTAGTCCCAGTGGCCCCTACTTATTTCGTTGCAGCCCTCCGAAAAGGCCCAAATTCGAGACATGCAAATCCAGGAGTTCAAAACGAACTGGTTCACATCCTTGCTGGTTTGTCGCAGAGACACAAACGAGTCCGTGATGTACGTCGTTACATCCGAGTGGATTTTTGCAGAGTGGCTTTTCGAGAGAATATAATTGATGTACCTTCTAAATTGCATTAGTGCATCCTCCTTGGGGTGGCAGTTTTCGCAGGTGTTGATGAATTCGGCGGAAAAAGCGGCGGGGGAGTTCTTCCCGGGTTCGTTTTCCTTGTGCGGGCTGTTCGCCTGTCCATGCGCGCCGTCGGAGGTCACTTCGGTGGTTACTTCGGTGGTCTTGTTTGCGGTCTCTTCGGCGGTCCCCTTGCTCTTCTGTTCGCCCACCTTACCCGCCGAGCTGACACCGCTTCCAGCgaggcccccccccctctggTGACACACAGGGATGTGGATATCCACATAATTCACAAACATGGATTTTTTCCTagacaaaattaaaacattattttgCGTTTCGAAGGTGATATCCGTGTTGAAGATGAACGGGATTTCTTGCGACGTAATTAGCCTTTCTATGCAGAGGAAATTTTTAGTACTAACGGTGTTAAGTTTCCCCTCGTCTAACACACATTCATCAAAAGCTAAGTAGGTGTTATTTGCCAGCTggagtttccccttttttaactctccattttggtgaTTCATTACGGATACTAAATATTGgctgcttaatttttttaaacagaGGGGGATATACCTATACAGAGGAActaaatttttaatcatgTTGTTCATTTGGGTGGTGTGGCTCGGGTATGATTTATTTTGCACCTCTTTATGCTCATCCATCAGATTTGAggcgttttcccccttttgaagtggctcctttggggggacttcttcctcctccttgaTTCGTTGATTCTCCACCATGGTGGTCCCCTTGGGGGAGGCACACTTCTCCCCATCCGTTGATATGTTAAAAACGTTTAGACTGACCTTCCCCAGCTTGAGTTTGCTCTCCTCAATGTAACTGCCACACAagtaaaagaagaaataatgaGCAACGAGCAAATCGTGGGAAAAGCTGTTCGAGATGAACATGAGGAGGTGTTTCCTCAGCTCACCGACGGTACTGAAAGGGCCACTCTGCAAAATATCGCACAAttcatttttgaataatATGCAGCTACTTAGCGGATTAAACCGCTTAACCTTGATGTAGCGAAAAGCATGAATGCATGGGtatcttaaaaaattttggtcataataaaaataaaagtttaaatttttttcgcaatcTTCAAAGTCTTTTATTTGATGCTTGCGATATATTCCGATGACTTCAATTACGTCGTTCAGTTTTAGGAAGtcgttttcgttttttccgtTGTACTGGCTATTGTCGTCGTATATTTTTACGATGCACCTGActttgttcttcttttcgGGGTCGCGGGGGGGGTTCTCTGGCGCTCCCGTGTATGCTCCCTTGAGTGCTCCCTTTGGGGGTGCACCACTAGCGGTGGTGTCTTTTGGCAGACCCGCTGTGTGGTCCGCTTTGCAACCCGCTGTGTTCCACTCCTCCGGCTCGAACTCACTACTGCAGATCGTTTCTCGCGAGAGACGCACATCATCAGCGGAGGAGCTGCCACCTTTAGCAttgccccccccttcagtGGAGCAACTCGAGAGGGCCGCACACTTCCCCGCGCAGATATTGCCACCTTTCACGgcttcgttttttaaaaaattctcgCAATTGCTGTAGTACGAAGAGTAGTCACACAGCTGTTTGCACCAAGTGCTTTTATTCCCCGGGACATTggtgcagaaaaataaatatcttttccaatactttttaaaattgataTCACTTTCGCAAAAAGGTATGTCCTCACTTTGGTCATTCATCACAGTgtgattttctttttttttctgatcgTAACTTTTTGGGCATGTTTTTTTGTCTATCTGGTTGGTGCTCGTTTGTGTtgcggtggggggggagttATTGCTCAGTTGAGGA carries:
- a CDS encoding nuclear transport factor 2, putative (encoded by transcript PVX_085840A); amino-acid sequence: MDMLNPQFEEIGKEFVNHYFQLFNTGRNELAALYKDISMMSFENDQCRGTSQIIERLNKLPPTVVHKCLSLDIQPTPNNGILILVCGDIIIEENKPIKFVRSFHLFPLPSGGYFIFNDLFRFCIG
- a CDS encoding hypothetical protein, conserved (encoded by transcript PVX_085845A); its protein translation is MCQKSGQEIPPLNFVVNEREEFLNIFNYKNVKCFKSCNYIYIGQYKKEEPHGSKENDCDLVCKKGEDIKKIETKEFTSSREKSDKKKKKKCSKCIKDGYGILITLRRNTFGEEVIVNKFIGNWKNNKKSGLGFNLYLNGNVYYGYYENNARNGWGHFEWRDSQSSYEGNWVNNHMNGKGTYKSKTFSFDGHFYNNKFLNSSGEWIDVVPMEKEKKKNVSLLKRDVITGDEMINLVCLPFDFLKSHLKKIADMIKYKYNKVPFFMCSKGFIEKHRDFNLSKFIFLSYYFGPDEPFCEEGNYQLLFDGVQNEGGNSKVGWDDPNLKPFRSGTPSDTGEEAEGDSSSRESSCSSGSERSDGSPSSRATSSSGLSSGENEGSERGGKDGKPPSNSSNWSNGRAHSNLSKASAASHSSHLSSLSAISNSWYGSKGTAPPHDDLDHSKRSALNSADLTRNESKGSSESDLKEYIKNANKSNASKEESLAAAPSNVSEICQNGMNSTSGICNEDTSYEMEERKKNEMYQLVKKYVHIYANLEGTSSEYSIKPSETESSDEGGDLLKVESKEHVDPAKRGGNEQSGGTKETDGKETVGENANPKANNASSEEANTSRANPSESTHHLKMRKKKIEKELSKIKIDTHFLEKLKNCNLTCTHKIKQKMETSMMLKYPFIFSLSVSEDPNKYETITREFLLESCKIPTLWLLKNYFGATENKLPEEIFSPPFFDFYNSNMNMPMHPHFQTPQNEDDEENFNAGEISPLNFFLITDLLVGDTKDAKHLKCLVRDKFMNFSFLSNLFFLIIE
- a CDS encoding hypothetical protein, conserved (encoded by transcript PVX_085850A) is translated as MNVLTQIDDCFANYIKIHGAKEVDSYWDEGIVVNKYIELGNGHEKKGKAPSGAKENGEGTNQEDAPPAQKPNGGSEASPNLSKSNLKEENLFTCNDVVEGCVCLNTLENVEDLKDTTLVRWTCMVQQIISPESYVGIYKLRNKKNGEIILKSSKYRDYIDTDDNWEIMEDSEKKNVGEYYELNYEQYCKRGDDERGTKKEAQHTDGKNLTNEANPQLSNNSPPTATQTSTNQIDKKTCPKSYDQKKKENHTVMNDQSEDIPFCESDINFKKYWKRYLFFCTNVPGNKSTWCKQLCDYSSYYSNCENFLKNEAVKGGNICAGKCAALSSCSTEGGGNAKGGSSSADDVRLSRETICSSEFEPEEWNTAGCKADHTAGLPKDTTASGAPPKGALKGAYTGAPENPPRDPEKKNKVRCIVKIYDDNSQYNGKNENDFLKLNDVIEVIGIYRKHQIKDFEDCEKNLNFYFYYDQNFLRYPCIHAFRYIKVKRFNPLSSCILFKNELCDILQSGPFSTVGELRKHLLMFISNSFSHDLLVAHYFFFYLCGSYIEESKLKLGKVSLNVFNISTDGEKCASPKGTTMVENQRIKEEEEVPPKEPLQKGENASNLMDEHKEVQNKSYPSHTTQMNNMIKNLVPLYRYIPLCLKKLSSQYLVSVMNHQNGELKKGKLQLANNTYLAFDECVLDEGKLNTVSTKNFLCIERLITSQEIPFIFNTDITFETQNNVLILSRKKSMFVNYVDIHIPVCHQRGGGLAGSGVSSAGKVGEQKSKGTAEETANKTTEVTTEVTSDGAHGQANSPHKENEPGKNSPAAFSAEFINTCENCHPKEDALMQFRRYINYILSKSHSAKIHSDVTTYITDSFVSLRQTSKDVNQFVLNSWICMSRIWAFSEGCNEISRGHWDYIMKLEGERRLRLSHLDALYI